The following coding sequences are from one Triticum dicoccoides isolate Atlit2015 ecotype Zavitan chromosome 4A, WEW_v2.0, whole genome shotgun sequence window:
- the LOC119286041 gene encoding RGS domain-containing serine/threonine-protein kinase A-like isoform X1, with protein sequence MEPDELLRKIRVLEEGQEELKREIGKLIPGQSSASPPPPPPPRRPFPALQSLQQATSSRGRALALLHQSPSSSSRPQRPGLSDRHCHRILQSLGQAVHVISLEGKVLYWNRFAEHLYGYCSSEAIGQDLLELICDPCDFSPAHEIIGNIFMGKCWRGKFPVKHKSGERFSVVVNNTPLYDEDGSLVGLTCLSGDARILEEIVGPSVVGKSYPNSAKPHLQVNNKPRSSLPQKCLSDSQQPLQSAITSKITNLATKVTSRVRSRIRSGQSCDEQDGNGRQGQYSDHDAREELTSSEASTPGGDVLHGAFVTEEKSLVNSRKTNSDDSGQGKGGFQKIFTSKAEALLTKKGISWPWKGNENDGGCGKNNMTSPPLHDKQENTQIRQGVPVLEPIIIPDSKDTEYAQAGKYEVSGSWWTFNNNSTSSTMSSTVSSNSSPIERVDYEADCLDYEILWEDLTLGEQVGEGSCGTVYHALWYGSDVAVKVFSRQEYSEEMIRTFRQEVSLMKKLRHPNIILFMGAVASQERLCIVTEFLPRGSLFRLLRKTTGKLDPRRRVHMAIDIARGMNYLHSSSPTVVHRDLKSSNLLVDKNWTVKVADFGLSRLKIETFLTTKTGKGTPQWMAPEVLRNEPSNEKSDVYSYGVVLWELVTRKIPWDTLNTMQVIGAVGFMDHRLEIPGDIDPQWASMIESCWDSDPQRRPSFQELLERLRELQKKYGLQVQMQRSTAGKGAEKMSVDDG encoded by the exons ATGGAGCCGGATGAGCTCCTGAGGAAGATACGGGTGCTGGAGGAGGGCCAGGAGGAGCTCAAGCGGGAGATAGGCAAGCTTATCCCCGGCCAGTCCTCCGcgtctccgcctccgcctccgcctccgcgccgccccttccccgcgCTGCAATCGCTGCAGCAGGCTACATCGTCGAGGGGCCGCGCTCTGGCCTTGCTTCACcaatccccctcctcctcctcgcgcccgCAGCGCCCCGGGCTGTCCGACAGGCACTGCCACAGGATACTGCAGTCGCTGGGGCAGGCCGTGCATGTCATTTCCCTTGAAGGCAAGGTCTTGTACTG GAACCGATTTGCCGAGCATCTATATGGCTATTGTTCATCAGAAGCGATTGGCCAGGATCTCCTTGAATTAATCTGTGATCCTTGTGATTTCAGTCCAGCACATGAGATTATCGGTAATATATTTATGGGCAAGTGTTGGAGAGGGAAGTTTCCTGTCAAGCACAAGTCAGGAGAGCGGTTTTCTGTTGTTGTGAATAACACTCCTTTATATGATGAAGATGGTAGCTTGGTGGGCCTCACCTGTCTGTCAGGTGATGCACGGATATTGGAGGAAATAGTTGGTCCTTCAGTCGTAGGGAAATCCTATCCAAATTCAGCAAAGCCCCATTTACAAGTTAACAACAAGCCTAGAAGTAGCTTGCCACAAAAATGTTTGTCAGACTCCCAACAACCTCTACAATCTGCCATCACGTCTAAGATAACAAATTTG GCTACAAAGGTTACAAGTAGAGTTCGTTCTCGGATCAGGTCAGGTCAGAGTTGCGACGAACAGGATGGTAATGGTCGCCAGGGTCAGTATTCTGATCATGATGCCAGGGAAGAGTTGACATCAAGTGAAGCAAGCACCCCAGGTGGGGATGTACTGCATGGTGCCTTTGTTACCGAAGAGAAATCACTTGTGAACTCAAGAAAAACAAATAGTGATGATTCAGGACAAGGAAAAGGGGGATTTCAGAAGATTTTTACTTCAAAGGCAGAGGCATTATTGACCAAGAAGGGGATATCATGGCCTTGGAAAGGAAATGAAAACGATGGTGGTTGTGGAAAGAATAACATGACTTCACCACCGTTACATGATAAGCAAGAGAACACTCAGATTCGTCAGGGAGTACCAGTTTTAGAGCCTATCATAATTCCAGACAGCAAGGACACTGAATACGCCCAGGCAGGCAAATATGAGGTCTCAGGTTCCTGGTGGACTTTCAACAATAACAGCACAAGTAGTACCATGAGCAGCACTGTAAGTAGTAATAGCAGTCCTATCGAGAGAGTAGATTATGAAGCAGACTGCCTAGATTATGAGATCTTGTGGGAAGACCTAACACTTGGAGAACAAGTAGGTGAAG GTTCTTGCGGAACAGTGTATCATGCTTTGTGGTATGGATCG GATGTGGCAGTTAAAGTATTCTCCAGGCAGGAATATTCAGAAGAAATGATACGTACCTTCAGACAAGAG GTGTCACTGATGAAGAAGCTACGTCATCCCAATATTATACTTTTCATGGGTGCAGTTGCTTCTCAGGAACGGCTTTGTATTGTTACGGAATTTCTCCCACG AGGGAGCTTGTTTCGCTTACTACGGAAAACCACTGGCAAGTTGGATCCAAGACGGCGAGTTCACATGGCTATAGACATC GCAAGGGGCATGAATTATCTTCACAGTTCCAGCCCCACCGTTGTACATCGTGATCTAAAATCGTCAAATCTGTTGGTTGATAAGAACTGGACTGTGAAG GTTGCGGACTTTGGTCTTTCACGCCTCAAAATCGAAACATTCCTTACTACAAAAACTGGGAAAGGAACA CCACAGTGGATGGCTCCAGAAGTGCTACGTAATGAACCTTCAAATGAAAA GTCCGACGTGTACAGCTATGGAGTGGTCCTATGGGAGCTTGTTACTCGGAAGATTCCTTGGGATACTCTCAATACAATGCAG GTTATCGGAGCCGTGGGTTTCATGGACCACAGATTGGAAATTCCGGGTGACATAGATCCTCAGTGGGCATCAATGATTGAGAGTTGTTGGGACAG TGACCCACAGCGCCGCCCTTCATTCCAAGAACTCCTGGAGAGGCTCCGTGAGCTGCAAAAGAAATACGGCCTGCAGGTGCAGATGCAGCGGAGCACGGCTGGGAAAGGCGCTGAAAAGATGAGCGTTGATGATGGCTAG
- the LOC119286041 gene encoding RGS domain-containing serine/threonine-protein kinase A-like isoform X2 encodes MEPDELLRKIRVLEEGQEELKREIGKLIPGQSSASPPPPPPPRRPFPALQSLQQATSSRGRALALLHQSPSSSSRPQRPGLSDRHCHRILQSLGQAVHVISLEGKVLYWNRFAEHLYGYCSSEAIGQDLLELICDPCDFSPAHEIIGNIFMGKCWRGKFPVKHKSGERFSVVVNNTPLYDEDGSLVGLTCLSGDARILEEIVGPSVVGKSYPNSAKPHLQVNNKPRSSLPQKCLSDSQQPLQSAITSKITNLATKVTSRVRSRIRSGQSCDEQDGNGRQGQYSDHDAREELTSSEASTPGGDVLHGAFVTEEKSLVNSRKTNSDDSGQGKGGFQKIFTSKAEALLTKKGISWPWKGNENDGGCGKNNMTSPPLHDKQENTQIRQGVPVLEPIIIPDSKDTEYAQAGKYEVSGSWWTFNNNSTSSTMSSTVSSNSSPIERVDYEADCLDYEILWEDLTLGEQVGEGSCGTVYHALWYGSDVAVKVFSRQEYSEEMIRTFRQEVSLMKKLRHPNIILFMGAVASQERLCIVTEFLPRGSLFRLLRKTTGKLDPRRRVHMAIDIARGMNYLHSSSPTVVHRDLKSSNLLVDKNWTVKVADFGLSRLKIETFLTTKTGKGTPQWMAPEVLRNEPSNEKSDVYSYGVVLWELVTRKIPWDTLNTMQVQFCYVFLLFRLSEPWVSWTTDWKFRVT; translated from the exons ATGGAGCCGGATGAGCTCCTGAGGAAGATACGGGTGCTGGAGGAGGGCCAGGAGGAGCTCAAGCGGGAGATAGGCAAGCTTATCCCCGGCCAGTCCTCCGcgtctccgcctccgcctccgcctccgcgccgccccttccccgcgCTGCAATCGCTGCAGCAGGCTACATCGTCGAGGGGCCGCGCTCTGGCCTTGCTTCACcaatccccctcctcctcctcgcgcccgCAGCGCCCCGGGCTGTCCGACAGGCACTGCCACAGGATACTGCAGTCGCTGGGGCAGGCCGTGCATGTCATTTCCCTTGAAGGCAAGGTCTTGTACTG GAACCGATTTGCCGAGCATCTATATGGCTATTGTTCATCAGAAGCGATTGGCCAGGATCTCCTTGAATTAATCTGTGATCCTTGTGATTTCAGTCCAGCACATGAGATTATCGGTAATATATTTATGGGCAAGTGTTGGAGAGGGAAGTTTCCTGTCAAGCACAAGTCAGGAGAGCGGTTTTCTGTTGTTGTGAATAACACTCCTTTATATGATGAAGATGGTAGCTTGGTGGGCCTCACCTGTCTGTCAGGTGATGCACGGATATTGGAGGAAATAGTTGGTCCTTCAGTCGTAGGGAAATCCTATCCAAATTCAGCAAAGCCCCATTTACAAGTTAACAACAAGCCTAGAAGTAGCTTGCCACAAAAATGTTTGTCAGACTCCCAACAACCTCTACAATCTGCCATCACGTCTAAGATAACAAATTTG GCTACAAAGGTTACAAGTAGAGTTCGTTCTCGGATCAGGTCAGGTCAGAGTTGCGACGAACAGGATGGTAATGGTCGCCAGGGTCAGTATTCTGATCATGATGCCAGGGAAGAGTTGACATCAAGTGAAGCAAGCACCCCAGGTGGGGATGTACTGCATGGTGCCTTTGTTACCGAAGAGAAATCACTTGTGAACTCAAGAAAAACAAATAGTGATGATTCAGGACAAGGAAAAGGGGGATTTCAGAAGATTTTTACTTCAAAGGCAGAGGCATTATTGACCAAGAAGGGGATATCATGGCCTTGGAAAGGAAATGAAAACGATGGTGGTTGTGGAAAGAATAACATGACTTCACCACCGTTACATGATAAGCAAGAGAACACTCAGATTCGTCAGGGAGTACCAGTTTTAGAGCCTATCATAATTCCAGACAGCAAGGACACTGAATACGCCCAGGCAGGCAAATATGAGGTCTCAGGTTCCTGGTGGACTTTCAACAATAACAGCACAAGTAGTACCATGAGCAGCACTGTAAGTAGTAATAGCAGTCCTATCGAGAGAGTAGATTATGAAGCAGACTGCCTAGATTATGAGATCTTGTGGGAAGACCTAACACTTGGAGAACAAGTAGGTGAAG GTTCTTGCGGAACAGTGTATCATGCTTTGTGGTATGGATCG GATGTGGCAGTTAAAGTATTCTCCAGGCAGGAATATTCAGAAGAAATGATACGTACCTTCAGACAAGAG GTGTCACTGATGAAGAAGCTACGTCATCCCAATATTATACTTTTCATGGGTGCAGTTGCTTCTCAGGAACGGCTTTGTATTGTTACGGAATTTCTCCCACG AGGGAGCTTGTTTCGCTTACTACGGAAAACCACTGGCAAGTTGGATCCAAGACGGCGAGTTCACATGGCTATAGACATC GCAAGGGGCATGAATTATCTTCACAGTTCCAGCCCCACCGTTGTACATCGTGATCTAAAATCGTCAAATCTGTTGGTTGATAAGAACTGGACTGTGAAG GTTGCGGACTTTGGTCTTTCACGCCTCAAAATCGAAACATTCCTTACTACAAAAACTGGGAAAGGAACA CCACAGTGGATGGCTCCAGAAGTGCTACGTAATGAACCTTCAAATGAAAA GTCCGACGTGTACAGCTATGGAGTGGTCCTATGGGAGCTTGTTACTCGGAAGATTCCTTGGGATACTCTCAATACAATGCAGGTCCAATTTTGCTATGTATTTCTGTTGTTTAG GTTATCGGAGCCGTGGGTTTCATGGACCACAGATTGGAAATTCCGGGTGACATAG